Proteins co-encoded in one Kribbella solani genomic window:
- a CDS encoding DUF4913 domain-containing protein, whose translation MDGEQELFYPHVAAFVEDRLIYLYTRRLGQQFIWCPEWYRHAEALSRLDSIWRAWEHLRLDPATGMSVWWRDHADPHMMALLDPDGPFAACRNNTHTDYPIPPLPVQEPPAGLFFDQRQPSVGI comes from the coding sequence GTGGATGGTGAACAGGAGCTCTTCTACCCGCACGTCGCGGCGTTCGTCGAAGACCGGTTGATCTACCTGTACACGCGCCGGCTCGGGCAGCAGTTCATCTGGTGCCCGGAGTGGTACCGGCATGCGGAGGCACTGAGCCGGCTGGACTCGATCTGGCGGGCCTGGGAGCACCTGCGGCTCGACCCGGCGACCGGCATGTCGGTCTGGTGGCGTGACCACGCCGACCCGCACATGATGGCGCTGCTGGACCCGGACGGCCCGTTCGCGGCCTGCCGGAACAACACGCACACGGACTACCCGATCCCGCCGCTTCCGGTGCAGGAGCCGCCGGCGGGTCTGTTCTTCGACCAGCGCCAGCCCAGCGTCGGCATCTGA
- a CDS encoding DUF2568 domain-containing protein, which yields MRPLIMWRWGNLLLAFLVELVALGVFAWWGWETGGTTATRWLLALGLPLVAAIGWGLFAAPTARRTTPALRWTVKVLVFGLAGAALWSLRHPLLGVAFVVVVAANLLIIHTQNLQPAPSKPAG from the coding sequence GTGCGGCCTCTGATCATGTGGCGGTGGGGCAACCTGCTACTGGCTTTCCTGGTCGAGCTGGTTGCCCTGGGCGTCTTCGCCTGGTGGGGCTGGGAGACCGGGGGTACGACGGCCACCCGCTGGCTGCTCGCACTCGGACTGCCGCTGGTTGCCGCGATCGGCTGGGGACTGTTCGCGGCGCCGACGGCCCGGCGCACCACGCCGGCGCTGCGCTGGACGGTAAAGGTCCTGGTCTTCGGCCTGGCGGGTGCGGCCCTGTGGAGCTTGAGGCACCCGCTGCTCGGCGTCGCGTTCGTCGTGGTGGTCGCGGCGAACCTGCTGATCATCCACACCCAGAACCTGCAGCCCGCACCGTCGAAGCCGGCGGGATAG